Proteins from a genomic interval of Alteromonas macleodii ATCC 27126:
- a CDS encoding ABC transporter ATP-binding protein: MLTIKDLKKSFTQTGAPLINNLSLTVKTGESVSIQGASGCGKSTLLSLIAGFETPDGGDISVNGLSIAGNSKLDNTFKAKDIDNFRKQHLGIVFQSFNLFDCFNAWDNIAFTARLKGNVDNDYQLALMEQLGILPLAQKPLSQLSGGEQQRCAIARALVHRPSLILADEPTGNLDETTSETVSDLLFKTCKEANTSLVVVTHSQDVAVKADAALRLHKGVLESVKYKTKEQTLSSPVAAS; encoded by the coding sequence ATGCTGACCATAAAAGACTTAAAGAAATCCTTTACACAGACAGGGGCTCCGCTCATCAACAACCTTAGCCTTACCGTAAAGACAGGTGAATCGGTGAGTATTCAGGGGGCTTCTGGCTGCGGTAAATCTACCTTGCTGTCGCTTATTGCTGGGTTTGAGACGCCCGACGGTGGAGATATTTCGGTAAATGGATTGTCGATTGCTGGCAATAGCAAACTCGATAATACATTTAAAGCGAAGGATATTGATAATTTTCGCAAACAGCATTTAGGTATTGTGTTTCAAAGCTTCAATCTATTCGACTGCTTTAATGCGTGGGACAACATTGCCTTTACTGCAAGGCTAAAAGGTAATGTAGATAACGACTACCAATTAGCATTAATGGAGCAGCTTGGGATATTACCCCTAGCGCAAAAGCCGCTAAGTCAGTTATCTGGCGGTGAACAGCAGCGCTGTGCCATTGCTAGAGCACTTGTACATCGCCCCTCGCTTATCTTGGCCGACGAACCCACCGGCAATTTAGACGAAACCACTAGCGAAACCGTGTCTGACTTACTCTTTAAAACTTGTAAAGAGGCCAATACTTCTCTTGTTGTGGTAACTCATAGCCAAGACGTCGCAGTAAAAGCAGACGCCGCTTTGCGACTACATAAAGGGGTATTAGAGAGTGTGAAATATAAAACTAAAGAACAAACCTTATCTTCACCAGTAGCAGCAAGCTAA
- a CDS encoding rhomboid family intramembrane serine protease, with the protein MKPLSFQIRVLLTLGALLIVIEVANLLTGNALNQFGVVPRTLSTLPYIFTAPFLHGTPTHLMANLVPLLLFMWLTMQWGKRTFLIATLSALLIGGLGVWLFGRSATHIGASGMVYGYFGFLVLAGFRSNKVRYLLISLVVAALYGGMLVGVLPTSKFISFEYHLFGFIGGLFAAWHWAR; encoded by the coding sequence ATGAAGCCGCTTTCTTTCCAAATTCGCGTTCTACTGACGCTAGGTGCATTGTTAATCGTAATAGAAGTAGCAAACTTACTTACCGGCAATGCACTTAATCAGTTTGGTGTAGTGCCTCGTACACTGTCAACCTTGCCATATATATTCACAGCCCCTTTCCTTCACGGTACACCCACGCATTTGATGGCTAACTTGGTGCCTCTTTTGCTGTTCATGTGGCTTACTATGCAGTGGGGAAAACGCACGTTTCTTATCGCTACGCTAAGCGCACTGCTTATAGGTGGTTTGGGCGTGTGGCTGTTCGGTAGAAGCGCTACGCATATTGGCGCGAGCGGCATGGTATATGGCTACTTCGGCTTCCTCGTGCTAGCAGGATTTAGAAGTAACAAAGTGCGGTATTTGCTTATTTCACTAGTAGTTGCAGCGCTATACGGAGGAATGCTGGTTGGTGTGCTTCCCACATCCAAATTTATTTCCTTTGAATATCATCTGTTTGGCTTTATTGGCGGCTTATTTGCCGCATGGCACTGGGCACGCTAA
- a CDS encoding VC0807 family protein yields the protein MSAVQEPTQKNQGFFGNLAFNIVIPVVLMSYASSEDYLGPAWSIVAALSFPIGYGLWDLKESGKVNGFSILGIISVLLTGGFSLLKLPAEYIAIKEAAIPGIIGIAVLVTQYSNKPLVKMLILNDQIINWPHLNQVLDAKGKQSEFKKKVAVSSYIVASSFFLSSALNYILAKMILVSEPGTTAYTEELGRMTALSYPVIVIPSMILLIAALWYLFAQIKKITGEELDNFINQ from the coding sequence ATGTCAGCAGTACAAGAACCTACACAAAAAAACCAAGGCTTTTTCGGCAACCTCGCGTTTAACATTGTTATTCCTGTGGTGCTAATGAGCTATGCAAGTTCGGAAGATTACCTAGGCCCTGCGTGGAGCATTGTGGCGGCACTCAGCTTTCCTATTGGTTATGGCCTATGGGATTTAAAAGAGTCGGGAAAGGTCAACGGCTTTTCCATTTTAGGCATTATCAGCGTACTACTTACCGGCGGGTTTAGCTTACTTAAACTGCCCGCAGAGTATATTGCGATAAAAGAAGCCGCTATCCCAGGCATTATCGGTATTGCTGTACTGGTAACCCAGTACTCTAATAAACCCTTGGTCAAAATGCTTATTTTGAACGACCAAATCATAAACTGGCCACACCTAAACCAAGTTCTTGATGCGAAAGGAAAGCAGAGCGAGTTTAAAAAGAAAGTCGCGGTTAGCTCTTACATCGTAGCCAGTTCGTTTTTCCTCTCTTCTGCACTTAACTATATTTTAGCTAAAATGATTTTGGTCAGTGAGCCAGGCACTACGGCCTACACTGAAGAGCTTGGCCGAATGACTGCGCTTAGCTATCCAGTCATTGTGATCCCGAGCATGATTTTGCTTATTGCAGCGCTCTGGTATTTATTCGCTCAAATCAAAAAAATTACTGGCGAAGAACTCGATAACTTTATTAATCAGTAA
- a CDS encoding lipocalin-like domain-containing protein has translation MKNHLGSANTTFLRFKANIFLVLVAVCFTLNACTENPKDENETLGTSTPNGFFGNMQSSDAFTPVKRGNTVELPRDHMSHPDFQLEWWYLTLVLGTEDGQEFGLQYTLFRFNTELNAPPSVKANAENSAEVNAKSKSESSAETSASHSSEDNLHTNANNHIAKNWSNGQQWMGHASLHTAEQHYFEERFASGGVGNAYVNQQPFTTVIDDWVWKAAQAEVQTGAESKAMFPSVLKVAFGQSSTHHPVKINGKIPATAADSLSELNDTLGVSAVKVSLNLDTYGPFIKQGDNGYSKKTQDERLRSYYYSQPFINAEGTLNIEGNSVKVTGKGWFDHEWTSHLANSEAMGWDWFSLHLDDGSKLMAFRMHAMNKNMKNSKSKHSEIFTTASYIAENGTKETIDQANVSITPTAYETINEGESARSVPTAWRIQIPEKDIDLSIRPFKESQWNNSLFPYYEGRVDIKGSHSGSGFMELTGY, from the coding sequence ATGAAAAACCATTTAGGTAGCGCCAACACTACGTTTTTGCGATTTAAAGCCAACATCTTTTTAGTACTTGTAGCTGTTTGTTTCACTTTGAATGCATGTACTGAAAACCCAAAAGATGAAAACGAAACTCTGGGAACCTCCACGCCAAACGGCTTTTTTGGAAACATGCAGTCGAGCGACGCCTTTACGCCAGTAAAGCGGGGCAATACTGTTGAATTACCGCGCGATCACATGAGTCATCCCGATTTTCAGTTAGAGTGGTGGTACCTTACGCTTGTGTTAGGTACTGAAGACGGGCAAGAGTTCGGCCTTCAATATACGCTTTTTCGTTTCAATACTGAGCTAAATGCCCCTCCAAGCGTTAAGGCTAATGCTGAAAATAGTGCTGAAGTTAACGCCAAAAGTAAATCCGAAAGTAGTGCCGAAACTAGTGCTAGTCATAGCTCTGAAGATAACCTCCATACTAACGCCAACAACCATATCGCAAAAAACTGGAGCAATGGCCAGCAGTGGATGGGACATGCTTCGCTACACACCGCTGAACAGCATTATTTCGAAGAACGATTTGCAAGCGGCGGTGTAGGTAATGCCTATGTGAATCAACAACCCTTTACAACAGTTATTGACGATTGGGTTTGGAAAGCGGCACAGGCGGAGGTCCAAACAGGTGCAGAAAGCAAAGCCATGTTCCCGTCCGTGTTAAAAGTCGCTTTTGGGCAAAGCAGCACGCATCATCCGGTCAAAATAAATGGAAAAATCCCCGCTACCGCCGCAGACAGCTTATCAGAATTAAATGATACACTGGGCGTTAGCGCCGTCAAAGTCTCGCTTAATCTAGATACCTATGGGCCTTTCATCAAACAGGGTGATAACGGCTACAGTAAAAAAACACAAGACGAACGCCTTCGCTCCTACTATTACAGCCAGCCGTTCATTAACGCGGAAGGTACGTTAAACATAGAGGGCAATAGCGTAAAAGTTACGGGTAAAGGCTGGTTTGATCACGAATGGACGAGCCACTTAGCCAACAGTGAAGCCATGGGATGGGATTGGTTCTCGCTGCATTTAGACGATGGAAGTAAATTGATGGCGTTTCGCATGCACGCCATGAATAAAAACATGAAAAATAGCAAAAGCAAACACAGCGAAATATTCACAACGGCTAGCTATATAGCGGAAAATGGCACGAAAGAAACTATCGACCAAGCCAACGTATCAATTACGCCAACGGCCTATGAAACAATCAACGAGGGAGAGTCAGCTCGCTCTGTTCCCACCGCTTGGCGCATTCAAATACCAGAAAAAGATATCGACCTATCCATTCGCCCGTTCAAGGAAAGCCAATGGAATAACAGCTTATTTCCCTATTATGAAGGGCGAGTGGATATAAAAGGCTCCCATTCAGGGAGCGGCTTTATGGAATTGACAGGCTACTAA
- the glsB gene encoding glutaminase B has product MLALLQDIYDEVEPMLGMGKVADYIPALATVNPRQFGISICDTNGQITSIGDASVPFSIQSISKVFNLVLAINHYGETMWERVGCEPSGLPFNSLVQLEYENGIPRNPFINAGALVVSDMVQSRFASPYIAMRDFVRRLSCNGDIVVNKVVAESEYEHRSRNAAMAYLMKAYGNFENEVEDVLRNYFHNCALEMSCEDLARSTSFLANAGFSTCANEKVLTPYQTKQVNALLATSGMYDEAGSFAFKVGLPGKSGVGGGIVAVVPGRFSICVFSPALNSVGNSQLGVAALTSLSERINWSIY; this is encoded by the coding sequence ATGCTGGCACTACTTCAAGATATCTATGATGAAGTTGAGCCCATGTTGGGCATGGGAAAAGTTGCCGACTACATCCCTGCGTTGGCCACGGTTAATCCACGGCAATTTGGCATTTCAATTTGCGATACAAACGGTCAAATAACGTCGATAGGCGATGCGAGCGTTCCTTTTTCTATTCAAAGTATCTCAAAAGTCTTTAATCTTGTTTTAGCTATTAATCACTACGGTGAAACTATGTGGGAGCGAGTTGGATGCGAGCCATCCGGCCTGCCGTTTAATTCTCTTGTACAGTTGGAATATGAAAACGGTATTCCCCGCAACCCCTTCATTAATGCCGGTGCGCTGGTGGTTAGTGATATGGTGCAATCTCGGTTCGCTTCCCCTTATATTGCCATGCGAGATTTCGTAAGACGCTTAAGCTGTAACGGCGATATCGTGGTAAATAAGGTGGTGGCGGAGTCTGAATACGAGCACCGCTCTCGCAATGCAGCAATGGCATATTTGATGAAAGCCTACGGAAATTTTGAAAACGAAGTGGAAGATGTGCTTCGTAATTACTTTCACAACTGTGCGCTAGAGATGAGTTGTGAGGACTTGGCGCGCTCAACGAGCTTTCTTGCTAACGCAGGTTTTTCTACTTGTGCAAATGAAAAGGTGCTAACGCCTTATCAAACCAAACAAGTGAACGCGCTTCTGGCGACTAGTGGGATGTATGACGAAGCTGGAAGCTTTGCTTTTAAAGTAGGCTTGCCGGGTAAAAGTGGCGTAGGTGGAGGCATAGTGGCTGTTGTACCAGGACGCTTCTCAATATGCGTATTTTCGCCAGCGCTTAATAGCGTGGGTAATTCTCAGCTAGGTGTGGCGGCTTTGACATCGCTAAGTGAACGCATCAATTGGTCTATTTATTAG
- a CDS encoding glutathionylspermidine synthase family protein, whose amino-acid sequence MFRMPCQPRKGWQQLANEFGFHFHTMYGEPYWDESAYYQFTLAQIENDIEDPTAELHQMCLAVTEDVVNSEELLTRFRIPEQHWDLVRDSWQERAPSLYSRLDLVYSGKGPAKLLENNADTPTSLYESGFWQWLWLSQNVDAGKLALHADQFNSLQEKLVHRFREIALHYNINQLHMACCKDTVEDRGTVQYLQDCATEAGLLADFVFIEDIGLADTGVFTDLQDAPITDCFKLYPWEFMLREEFGDVLEGAQVNWIEPPWKSIISNKALLPQLWNKFEGHPNLLPAYFSDEINTNTLSGKWIKKPLFSREGANVSIIEGGIENRLSDGPYGEEGYIVQVFEPLPVFEGNHTLIGSWLVDDMPAGISVREDVSAITQDLSRYLPHIIL is encoded by the coding sequence ATGTTTAGAATGCCTTGCCAGCCTCGCAAGGGCTGGCAGCAGTTGGCTAACGAGTTTGGTTTTCATTTCCACACCATGTATGGCGAGCCTTATTGGGATGAAAGTGCCTACTACCAATTCACGCTAGCGCAAATTGAAAACGACATTGAAGACCCCACAGCCGAGCTACATCAAATGTGCTTGGCAGTGACCGAAGATGTGGTTAATAGTGAGGAATTACTTACTCGTTTTCGAATTCCAGAGCAACATTGGGACTTAGTAAGAGACAGCTGGCAGGAAAGAGCCCCCAGTTTGTATTCACGCCTTGACCTTGTCTACAGCGGCAAAGGGCCAGCTAAGCTGCTAGAAAATAATGCAGATACGCCCACCAGCTTGTATGAATCTGGGTTTTGGCAGTGGCTGTGGCTTTCACAAAATGTGGATGCCGGCAAACTCGCCCTGCACGCTGATCAGTTCAATAGCTTGCAAGAAAAACTAGTTCATCGCTTTCGCGAAATAGCATTGCACTACAACATTAATCAACTGCACATGGCGTGTTGTAAAGATACCGTAGAAGACCGCGGAACAGTGCAGTACCTACAAGACTGCGCTACAGAGGCCGGGCTTTTAGCTGACTTCGTTTTTATTGAAGACATTGGGTTAGCGGACACGGGCGTTTTTACCGATCTTCAAGACGCGCCAATTACAGACTGCTTCAAGCTTTATCCTTGGGAGTTTATGCTGCGCGAAGAGTTTGGCGATGTGTTAGAAGGTGCCCAAGTTAATTGGATAGAGCCCCCATGGAAATCGATAATTTCCAATAAAGCCTTGCTTCCTCAGCTTTGGAATAAATTTGAAGGCCACCCTAACCTGCTTCCCGCTTATTTTTCAGATGAAATAAACACAAACACACTATCAGGAAAGTGGATTAAAAAGCCTCTGTTTTCAAGGGAGGGCGCGAATGTTTCTATCATTGAAGGTGGAATTGAGAATAGGCTTAGCGATGGTCCTTACGGCGAAGAAGGCTATATTGTTCAAGTATTTGAACCTTTACCCGTTTTTGAAGGTAACCATACACTCATAGGTAGTTGGTTGGTAGATGACATGCCAGCAGGTATTTCAGTAAGAGAAGATGTATCTGCTATTACCCAAGATCTCTCTCGCTACCTTCCTCATATTATTTTGTAA
- a CDS encoding alkaline phosphatase: MIKQFVRTSLLSCASIAVLAGCGITESMTESASATGTQTKGVPKNIIMVVADGMGPAYTTAYRNYVDDPSTPKIESVVFDDILVGNASTYPAQVSGYVTDSAAAATALATGVKSYNGAIGVDVNKQPVNSVMYHAKSKGMRTGLAVTSQIVHATPASYIAHNESRKNYNEIAEDFFDVRVDGKFVADVMLGGGTSYFERDDRDILAQFIDAGYEYADSYNRLASVPAGSNVLGLFAPVALPAVLDDKRKNRLEYLTQHAIKHLENDNGFFLLVEASQVDWAGHANDIASAMAEMHDLAQTMEYLRDYVKTNPDTLVILTADHSTGGLTIGANGDYRWSPEHLKSMSASVMTIALEMANEENPGEFVAQKLGLSLSEEELATLDSVSNQDDETRFMAVKTFLDTKTNTGWTTGGHTGVDVEVFAFGAGYQSLMGQIDNTDIAKTIFSFIDKKQPVIIDSDSNKVSEKVSTNIELTSDEDDDGLCDFKEDWRCN, translated from the coding sequence ATGATTAAACAATTTGTTCGCACATCACTACTAAGTTGTGCGTCTATTGCTGTTCTTGCGGGTTGTGGTATCACTGAATCTATGACCGAATCAGCAAGTGCAACCGGTACGCAAACTAAAGGTGTACCGAAAAATATAATAATGGTTGTAGCCGACGGTATGGGGCCTGCCTATACCACGGCTTATCGTAATTATGTAGATGACCCGTCAACACCGAAAATCGAATCGGTTGTGTTTGACGATATTTTAGTGGGCAATGCTTCAACGTATCCTGCGCAAGTATCTGGTTACGTTACCGATTCAGCCGCAGCTGCAACCGCTCTTGCTACTGGCGTTAAGTCATACAACGGTGCAATTGGTGTTGATGTAAATAAACAACCAGTAAACTCTGTTATGTACCATGCTAAGAGTAAAGGCATGCGTACTGGTTTGGCAGTAACGTCTCAAATTGTTCATGCGACACCTGCGTCATACATTGCGCATAACGAAAGCCGTAAGAACTACAACGAAATAGCTGAAGATTTCTTTGATGTTCGCGTGGACGGTAAGTTTGTCGCTGACGTGATGCTAGGCGGTGGAACGTCTTACTTTGAACGCGATGACAGAGATATTTTGGCGCAGTTTATTGATGCTGGCTACGAATATGCCGATTCATATAACCGTCTGGCTTCAGTGCCTGCGGGAAGTAATGTTCTCGGTCTGTTTGCTCCAGTAGCGCTGCCTGCGGTATTAGATGACAAGCGCAAAAATCGTCTTGAGTACCTAACTCAACATGCTATTAAACACTTAGAAAACGACAATGGGTTCTTTCTTCTCGTTGAAGCAAGTCAAGTAGATTGGGCTGGTCACGCAAACGATATCGCGTCTGCCATGGCTGAGATGCACGACTTAGCGCAAACCATGGAATATTTGCGAGATTATGTAAAAACGAATCCTGACACCTTGGTTATTTTGACGGCGGATCACAGCACAGGTGGCTTAACCATTGGCGCAAACGGCGACTACCGCTGGAGCCCTGAACATCTTAAGTCTATGTCAGCCTCGGTAATGACAATTGCTTTAGAGATGGCAAATGAAGAGAACCCTGGCGAATTTGTGGCGCAGAAGCTTGGCTTGTCGTTGAGTGAAGAAGAGCTTGCCACGCTAGATAGCGTATCAAACCAAGATGATGAAACTCGCTTCATGGCAGTAAAAACCTTCTTAGACACCAAAACAAACACGGGGTGGACAACAGGCGGTCACACTGGTGTAGATGTTGAAGTATTTGCTTTTGGCGCTGGTTATCAATCGCTTATGGGGCAAATTGATAACACGGATATTGCAAAAACAATCTTCAGTTTTATCGATAAAAAACAGCCAGTAATAATCGATTCCGATTCAAATAAAGTATCAGAAAAGGTATCGACCAACATTGAGCTTACGTCAGACGAAGATGATGATGGCTTGTGTGACTTTAAGGAAGATTGGCGCTGTAACTAA
- a CDS encoding DUF1190 family protein, with product MTDKRNTQLDVIDSVQGEKPALKRTKHIDLGRMRKGFSVKPLALGVASVILSGCGGEKEDATIYTSLEDCKQDFPDAVERCEAAYQTAVDEAMRTSPRFSSEYDCEHEFGPNQCQYVNNSSGSFFMPFMAGYMVSSLLSPNRYYSQPLYTSYSYNSPFRSRWITADGYVFDGDIRKRKYRVNKDVYKPKPTVNRTMKRGGFGSSVRAKSSWGSSSRKGGWGG from the coding sequence ATGACTGATAAACGAAATACTCAGCTTGATGTTATTGATAGCGTGCAAGGTGAGAAGCCCGCATTAAAACGCACCAAACATATTGACCTTGGTCGCATGCGCAAAGGTTTTAGCGTGAAGCCTTTAGCATTGGGTGTGGCCAGCGTTATTTTAAGTGGTTGTGGCGGCGAAAAAGAAGACGCCACTATTTACACCTCGCTAGAAGACTGTAAACAGGATTTTCCTGATGCAGTAGAGCGTTGTGAAGCTGCCTACCAGACAGCGGTCGACGAGGCCATGCGCACCAGTCCGCGCTTTAGCTCTGAGTACGACTGCGAACATGAATTTGGCCCTAACCAGTGCCAATATGTGAATAATAGTAGCGGCAGCTTTTTCATGCCGTTCATGGCAGGCTACATGGTGAGCTCTCTGCTATCGCCAAATCGCTATTACTCACAGCCCTTATATACTTCCTATTCATATAATTCACCGTTTCGTTCACGCTGGATAACGGCAGACGGCTATGTGTTCGACGGTGACATTCGCAAAAGAAAATATCGCGTAAACAAAGACGTTTATAAGCCTAAGCCTACCGTGAACCGCACAATGAAACGAGGCGGGTTTGGTAGCAGCGTTCGTGCAAAATCATCTTGGGGTAGCAGCAGCCGTAAAGGCGGCTGGGGCGGATAA
- a CDS encoding ABC transporter permease has protein sequence MLRTLLLTLSSLLAMAKQRPWEPLLIMTAIVLANAGLVTVLLINEGATQGELLQSKQGLTLGSIITPADSRARFTQSDYATLRKQGFTQLVAIAERDVTLSCNGSEPTATTLTLLGVDTQPILGSAFRTRGFEAPSLNDSAVSLSYLSQNAKKFSEMENQQTPAGRELRSNSGGDFAVNGLIHPLTNAKLACHDTLNEIHRKSAPSPYWPATVSAYVSSFAPQNTILISIDEFYRGGVTIENDEPVKPVIPDNAKRAQEKQAKQQKAYVPLSGFITLSPLSHQHLTQIETLLGIPVKQTTSNTDNDTGSLPDSFRLNLWAMSGLMGVVALFIVLNALNLMYRTRLPNIIRLRQLGISQRILSIALFTELLVYCVISIPIGMFIGFQAASWLSPVINGTFTSLFNAVFVNPDVNLLFTFGFALTTTFISLVVFSLVSIVKLSNALTVAPVKKENALGQFAVGLISLCALLLLFIAEGFVSSAASALFFVALLLLTSCALILLWLPIFSKLLTRFVPRQWPVFHYVIANMHLLSSKTRLAVCAFFIALTANIGMNTMTDSFRDATEQWLTQRLYAPFYLYTDAPLSRIETLSTKSLPPLALTPLLKAEGAVIGSHAQEETHKEIHKETREVSNSSPTHVSISSYPVHQNGKKALVLDDVINNDLNTAWREFTEGKGVFINQQLAFALNAKLGHTLDIENTRLRKTANSSSSAVNPSSEAYSSPQDKTTDPTQGSQSSSSNSNVFAATPQWKVLGIYPDYGNLNGQILVPLPSFNRNDVLIRDQLFSGVVAIYPEPPIETNVIGDNKQSTYGKDILEQQLKSQLGEHREIALYTRQALLDTSMQTFDRTFVLTDGLNITTLLVAGVAFAVSLTVLTIGSAAQLSVLRALGVSQLKVKASLFAQYLLLCFISALLAIPFGVYLAYVFIQQVNRHAFNWVYPLSINAEVILSSVGLSLLIVSLVLLLPLGKLKPKIDLRQEVQL, from the coding sequence GTGCTACGCACTTTATTATTAACGCTTTCTAGCTTACTAGCAATGGCAAAGCAAAGGCCGTGGGAGCCTCTGCTCATTATGACCGCGATTGTACTGGCCAATGCTGGCTTAGTTACCGTTTTATTGATAAACGAAGGCGCTACACAAGGTGAACTGTTACAGTCAAAGCAAGGGCTTACCTTGGGCAGTATCATCACTCCAGCAGACAGTAGAGCTCGCTTTACACAAAGCGATTATGCCACGCTTCGCAAGCAGGGTTTTACCCAGCTTGTTGCGATAGCTGAAAGAGACGTTACCCTATCGTGCAATGGCAGCGAGCCCACAGCAACAACTCTCACATTACTTGGTGTTGATACTCAGCCTATTTTAGGAAGTGCATTTAGAACGAGAGGTTTTGAGGCGCCTTCCCTAAACGATAGCGCTGTTTCACTATCCTATTTATCGCAAAATGCGAAGAAATTTAGTGAAATGGAAAACCAGCAGACGCCAGCGGGACGCGAATTGCGCTCAAATTCTGGGGGCGACTTCGCTGTAAATGGGCTTATTCACCCCTTAACGAACGCAAAACTGGCTTGTCACGACACGCTCAATGAAATCCATAGAAAATCCGCGCCAAGTCCCTACTGGCCTGCAACGGTAAGCGCGTATGTGAGCAGCTTTGCTCCGCAAAATACAATTTTGATCTCTATCGATGAGTTTTACAGAGGCGGGGTAACGATTGAGAATGATGAACCTGTTAAGCCTGTTATTCCTGACAATGCTAAACGCGCGCAAGAGAAACAAGCAAAGCAACAGAAAGCTTACGTCCCACTTTCCGGGTTTATTACACTTTCACCGCTATCACATCAGCATTTAACCCAAATAGAAACCCTACTTGGAATACCTGTAAAGCAAACCACTAGCAATACAGACAATGACACCGGTTCGTTGCCAGATAGTTTTAGACTAAATCTTTGGGCGATGAGTGGACTGATGGGCGTTGTGGCGCTTTTTATAGTACTTAACGCGCTAAACTTGATGTACCGCACGCGGCTACCCAATATCATTCGTTTACGGCAGCTGGGCATATCTCAGCGAATTTTAAGCATTGCCCTATTCACCGAGTTGCTTGTTTACTGCGTAATAAGTATTCCAATTGGCATGTTCATCGGTTTTCAAGCGGCGTCATGGTTGTCACCTGTGATAAACGGTACATTTACGTCGTTGTTTAACGCTGTATTTGTTAACCCAGACGTTAATCTGCTTTTCACCTTCGGCTTCGCATTAACAACGACCTTTATATCGCTGGTTGTTTTTTCGTTAGTTTCTATAGTTAAGCTTTCAAATGCCCTAACCGTAGCGCCTGTCAAAAAAGAAAATGCGTTAGGCCAATTTGCCGTAGGTCTTATCTCATTATGTGCCCTACTACTGTTATTTATCGCTGAGGGGTTCGTATCTTCTGCAGCTTCAGCACTTTTCTTTGTTGCACTGTTACTCCTTACCAGCTGCGCGCTTATTCTTCTTTGGTTACCTATTTTCTCTAAGCTACTGACTAGATTTGTACCAAGACAGTGGCCCGTGTTCCACTACGTCATTGCTAATATGCATTTACTGTCTAGCAAAACCCGTCTCGCCGTTTGTGCATTCTTTATCGCGCTAACCGCAAATATTGGTATGAACACCATGACGGACAGCTTTAGAGACGCCACTGAACAGTGGTTAACGCAAAGGCTTTACGCGCCTTTCTATCTGTACACCGACGCGCCACTTAGTCGTATCGAAACGTTATCTACCAAATCGTTACCTCCGCTTGCTTTAACTCCTTTACTTAAGGCCGAGGGAGCTGTTATTGGCTCACATGCTCAAGAAGAGACACATAAAGAGATACATAAAGAAACACGTGAAGTCAGTAACAGCTCGCCCACCCACGTTTCTATCAGTAGCTACCCCGTTCACCAAAACGGTAAAAAGGCGCTTGTCCTCGATGATGTAATAAACAACGACCTCAACACAGCGTGGCGTGAGTTTACAGAAGGGAAAGGGGTATTCATCAATCAGCAATTAGCGTTTGCCCTTAACGCAAAGTTAGGACACACGCTAGATATAGAAAATACTCGCCTTCGTAAAACTGCGAATTCAAGTTCTTCGGCGGTTAATCCATCTAGCGAGGCTTATAGCTCGCCACAAGATAAAACTACTGACCCAACACAAGGCTCACAAAGCAGTTCGTCGAACTCAAACGTATTTGCAGCGACGCCTCAATGGAAAGTACTGGGTATTTATCCCGACTACGGTAACCTGAACGGGCAAATATTAGTGCCTCTTCCCTCATTTAATCGAAACGATGTCCTTATCAGGGATCAACTTTTTTCCGGTGTAGTGGCTATTTACCCAGAGCCGCCTATTGAGACTAACGTGATAGGCGACAACAAACAAAGCACCTATGGAAAGGACATCCTCGAACAGCAGCTAAAATCACAGTTAGGGGAACACCGCGAAATTGCCCTTTATACCCGACAAGCGCTGTTAGATACCTCTATGCAGACCTTTGATCGTACCTTTGTATTAACCGACGGCCTTAACATTACTACCCTATTGGTGGCGGGCGTCGCCTTCGCTGTTTCGCTGACGGTGCTAACCATAGGCAGCGCAGCGCAGTTATCTGTATTGCGTGCCCTTGGCGTTAGTCAGCTTAAAGTAAAAGCATCTCTGTTTGCGCAATATCTGCTGCTTTGTTTTATCTCAGCCTTGCTCGCCATTCCTTTTGGCGTGTACTTGGCCTATGTCTTTATTCAACAAGTAAACCGGCATGCATTTAACTGGGTGTACCCGCTTTCAATTAATGCAGAGGTTATTCTCTCTAGCGTGGGGTTATCGCTGCTTATCGTTTCACTGGTTCTGTTGTTACCTTTAGGAAAACTTAAGCCGAAAATTGATTTAAGGCAGGAAGTTCAGCTATGA